TATAATTTTATTCTAAATACCACAGTAAAATCAGATACAATTTTAATTGTTTTCCTTAGCTGAAGATTATAAAATATTTTTTAGATCAGTACAAGGATAAAGGCTTTGCCCGTGCTATCGCACGTCCTTGACAGATTTAAAAAATATATTTTGAGTATTTGTAGGGAAAACAAATGAATTATTATTTAAAGTATTGATATATAATTATTATAGATAAGCAGATCATTTATTTTTATGTAAAATTTTGGATAAATAAACAGAGGACAATTTTTTTAGAAAAACCGTGCATTTAACCTTGCAATTCTCAATATAGTTATTAGGTGTCATTGTATTTGTAAAAAAGTCTTGAAGATGATAAAATTATGTAAAAGTTTATGTGAAATATTGATAGAATAATATGTAAATGGTGGTGGGTATAAATGAAAACAAAAAGAAAGATTGGGATAGGCTTTATACTTTTATTTATAATAGGGATTTTGGCTATAGGTTTTATTAGAACTAATTCAAAACCTCCTCAATATGAGACTAAAGAATTCTTTATGGACACCGTGGTTTCTGTTAAGGCTACAGGAGATAATGCTAAAAGGGCAGTGACAGATGCAATAAAAGTTATGCGCCAAATAGCAGATGAATCAGATAGATATAAGCAAGCTAGCATAGTTAGTAAAATTAATCGTCAAGCTGGAATTAGACCAGTAAAAGTTGATGATGATATTTTAAATATGATTAAGACTGCTAAAGAATATGGAAGTTCAATAAATGGCAAATTCGATATTACTATTGCTCCTGTTATTGAATTATGGGGTTTTGGGACAGAGAATAAAACAGTACCTAATACCCAAAAGTTAAAGGAAAAATTAAAGTTGGTTAATTATAAAGATATTATTATTAATGAAGAGAAAGAAACAGTTATGTTAGCTAAGCCAGGGATGAAGATTGATTTAGGTGGAGTTGCTAAAGGTTATATCGTCGATAAGGCGGCTAAAATACTTAAAGAAGCCGGAATTAAATCAGCTTTAATCAATGCGGGAGGAAATATTAGGACTATAGGAACTAAATATAATGGAGACAAGTGGAGATTAGGAATTAGAAATCCTAGAGATGATGAGAAAGATCCTGATGATACTTATTTAGATGTAATTGCAGTAAAAGAGACTAATATTGTTACATCTGGAGATTATCAACGTTATTTTATGCAAGCTGGTAAAAGATATCATCATGTTTTAGACCCGGATACTGGATATCCAGCCAGAGGTTTAGCTAGTGTGACTATTATTAGTGATTCTTCATTTACAGCTGATATCCTCTCTACTGCATTATTTATATTAGGTTTTGAAGATGCTAAGGCATATATTC
This region of Selenihalanaerobacter shriftii genomic DNA includes:
- a CDS encoding FAD:protein FMN transferase — its product is MKTKRKIGIGFILLFIIGILAIGFIRTNSKPPQYETKEFFMDTVVSVKATGDNAKRAVTDAIKVMRQIADESDRYKQASIVSKINRQAGIRPVKVDDDILNMIKTAKEYGSSINGKFDITIAPVIELWGFGTENKTVPNTQKLKEKLKLVNYKDIIINEEKETVMLAKPGMKIDLGGVAKGYIVDKAAKILKEAGIKSALINAGGNIRTIGTKYNGDKWRLGIRNPRDDEKDPDDTYLDVIAVKETNIVTSGDYQRYFMQAGKRYHHVLDPDTGYPARGLASVTIISDSSFTADILSTALFILGFEDAKAYIQNHSQIEGMLITTDLEKWKSKGFKDLLNN